A window of the Candidatus Paraluminiphilus aquimaris genome harbors these coding sequences:
- the yihA gene encoding ribosome biogenesis GTP-binding protein YihA/YsxC: MWHGIIVTEPKTPNFTWITVINTPNKSQKLNFKVTEFLQSASALSNAPADFGCEVAFAGRSNAGKSSAINALTGNTKLARTSRTPGRTQLINFFTVADQIRLVDLPGYGFAKVPLKVKQEWNKQLERYLQLRQSLKGLILLMDIRHPLKDYDRQMIEWAVKSEMPVHILLTKSDKLKRGPAKSALFAVQKELQKHERWISVQLFSSHSHEGMDELQRTLNWWLTLPDENVAPIEDTQDE; this comes from the coding sequence ATCTGGCACGGCATTATAGTCACTGAGCCGAAAACGCCAAACTTTACGTGGATTACTGTCATTAATACGCCCAATAAGTCTCAAAAGCTTAATTTTAAAGTCACTGAATTTTTACAATCTGCAAGTGCCTTGAGTAACGCACCGGCCGACTTCGGTTGCGAGGTGGCTTTTGCTGGCAGAAGTAACGCAGGTAAGTCCAGTGCCATCAATGCGCTAACGGGTAACACAAAGTTAGCAAGAACCTCGCGCACACCGGGCAGAACACAGCTCATCAATTTTTTTACGGTTGCCGATCAGATTCGCCTTGTGGACCTACCGGGTTACGGGTTTGCCAAAGTTCCACTTAAAGTAAAGCAGGAGTGGAATAAGCAGCTTGAGCGCTACCTGCAATTGCGACAGAGCCTTAAGGGGCTGATCCTGCTTATGGATATTCGCCACCCGCTCAAGGATTACGATCGACAAATGATCGAGTGGGCGGTCAAAAGCGAAATGCCCGTGCATATATTGCTAACCAAAAGCGACAAGCTAAAACGCGGCCCAGCAAAAAGCGCGCTGTTCGCCGTACAGAAGGAGCTACAGAAGCATGAGCGCTGGATTTCGGTACAGCTCTTTTCGTCACATTCACACGAGGGAATGGACGAGCTTCAGCGGACGCTCAACTGGTGGCTCACGCTACCCGATGAGAATGTCGCGCCAATTGAAGATACTCAAGACGAGTAA
- the polA gene encoding DNA polymerase I, with protein sequence MTDASRLILVDGSSYLFRAFHALPPLTNSKGMNTGAAKGVIGMLKRLQADNPADQLVVIFDAKGPTFRNDIYSEYKANRPPMPEELREQIEPIHNVIRAMGLPLISISGVEADDVIGTLSVMAAAQRRHVLISTGDKDMAQLVNDYVTLVNTMTQTVLDRDGVIEKFGVPPELIIDLLALMGDSVDNIPGVAGVGEKTALALLQNLGGVSDIYTNLDRVPELPVRGAKSLGDKLLVSQEMAELSYVLATIKTDCDLELTDADLISSAQDSERLIELYRDLEFKAWLDELLSPGLFAEAAPEAVAVSKPELTTVTITQQSVLDEWISRLKDAPLFAFDTETTSLNYMQAEIVGVSFAVEPGEAAYVPLAHINPGLEGQLNREQVLEQLRPLLESDAIKKVGQHLKYDANVLANHGISLRGIAHDTMLESYVLDAVGSRHDMGSLALKYLGQRVISFEEVAGKGAKQITFDHVPIEQAAEYAAEDADVTLRLHEALMPRLEAEPKLREVYEDLELPLVPVLSKIERNGAYVSVDRLRKQSGEIATRLAELETKACELAGQPFNLASPKQLGEILFEKLELPVIKKTPKGAPSTAEEVLVELANDYELPAVLIEHRGLAKLKSTYTDKLPEMVDAATGRVHTSYHQAVTATGRLSSSDPNLQNIPVRTEEGRRIRQAFIAPMGRKIVAADYSQIELRIMAHLSSDAGLLHAFAHELDVHSATAAEVFDVALEAVNNDQRRKAKAINFGLIYGMSAFGLAKQIGVSRSEAQQYIDRYFARYPGVADYMDATRALAHEQGYVETLLGRRLYLPEINARNKQRQLAAERTAINAPMQGTAADIIKLAMIEVDRWLTDSALDAKMIMQVHDELVFEVADEACDALCAEVTARMANVIELKVPLLTEVGVGANWDEAH encoded by the coding sequence ATGACTGATGCCTCTCGTCTTATTTTGGTCGATGGCTCTTCTTATTTATTTCGAGCCTTTCACGCGCTACCACCCCTGACGAACAGTAAAGGAATGAATACTGGCGCTGCCAAAGGCGTCATCGGTATGTTGAAGCGGTTACAAGCCGATAATCCTGCCGATCAACTCGTCGTGATTTTCGATGCCAAAGGTCCCACATTCAGAAACGACATTTATTCTGAGTACAAAGCAAATCGGCCGCCCATGCCAGAAGAGCTGCGCGAGCAAATTGAACCCATTCATAATGTGATCCGCGCCATGGGCCTTCCGCTGATATCGATCTCTGGCGTCGAGGCAGACGATGTTATTGGCACGCTTTCTGTTATGGCTGCAGCGCAGCGGCGACATGTGCTTATCTCCACCGGCGACAAGGACATGGCGCAGTTAGTGAATGACTACGTCACACTCGTCAATACGATGACGCAAACGGTGCTTGACCGTGACGGCGTAATTGAAAAGTTTGGTGTTCCTCCCGAGCTGATCATCGATTTACTAGCGCTCATGGGAGACTCGGTCGATAACATTCCCGGTGTGGCGGGTGTTGGTGAAAAGACCGCCTTGGCACTGCTCCAAAACCTGGGTGGTGTTTCCGATATTTATACGAACTTGGACCGCGTACCGGAACTACCTGTGCGGGGCGCAAAATCGCTGGGCGATAAGCTTTTGGTGAGCCAAGAGATGGCCGAGCTCTCCTACGTACTGGCAACCATAAAGACCGATTGTGATCTCGAGTTAACCGATGCGGATCTCATATCATCAGCGCAGGATAGTGAGCGGCTTATTGAGCTTTATCGCGATCTGGAGTTTAAGGCTTGGCTGGATGAGCTGCTCAGTCCGGGCCTTTTTGCAGAGGCGGCGCCTGAGGCTGTAGCGGTGAGCAAGCCCGAGCTGACGACGGTGACCATTACTCAGCAAAGCGTCTTGGACGAGTGGATTTCAAGGCTTAAAGACGCGCCACTGTTTGCATTTGACACTGAAACCACCAGCCTTAATTACATGCAGGCTGAGATTGTGGGCGTGTCATTCGCTGTGGAGCCGGGGGAAGCCGCTTATGTACCCTTAGCTCACATTAACCCTGGCCTTGAGGGACAGCTCAATCGCGAGCAAGTGCTGGAGCAGCTGCGTCCATTGCTTGAGTCCGACGCGATCAAAAAGGTGGGACAGCACCTGAAGTATGATGCGAACGTCCTTGCCAACCACGGTATTTCACTTCGCGGGATCGCACACGACACCATGCTTGAGTCCTATGTGCTCGATGCAGTGGGTAGCCGTCATGACATGGGGAGTTTGGCCCTTAAATACTTAGGTCAGCGGGTTATCTCTTTTGAAGAAGTTGCGGGTAAGGGTGCCAAGCAGATTACGTTTGATCATGTCCCCATCGAGCAGGCGGCGGAGTACGCGGCCGAAGATGCGGACGTGACATTGCGTTTACACGAAGCATTGATGCCGAGACTGGAGGCGGAGCCCAAATTACGTGAGGTATACGAGGATCTCGAGCTGCCCTTGGTGCCTGTCCTCTCGAAAATTGAGCGCAACGGAGCTTATGTCTCTGTCGATCGTTTACGCAAGCAAAGCGGTGAAATTGCCACGCGGCTGGCTGAGTTGGAAACAAAGGCTTGCGAGCTTGCGGGGCAGCCTTTCAATTTAGCGTCACCGAAACAGCTGGGTGAAATACTCTTTGAAAAGCTCGAGCTGCCCGTCATAAAGAAGACGCCAAAAGGAGCGCCATCGACCGCAGAGGAAGTGTTGGTTGAATTGGCTAACGATTATGAGTTGCCGGCCGTATTGATCGAGCACCGTGGGCTCGCCAAACTCAAGTCTACCTACACCGACAAGCTACCGGAGATGGTGGATGCGGCGACGGGTCGCGTTCACACGTCCTACCACCAAGCCGTGACGGCGACGGGTCGGCTGTCATCGAGCGATCCTAATCTGCAGAATATTCCGGTTAGGACGGAGGAAGGGCGGCGTATTCGTCAGGCCTTTATTGCGCCAATGGGCCGCAAGATTGTCGCGGCCGATTACTCTCAAATTGAACTGAGAATCATGGCGCACCTCTCCAGCGATGCAGGGCTGCTCCATGCGTTTGCTCATGAGCTCGATGTTCACAGTGCCACCGCGGCCGAAGTCTTTGATGTTGCTCTTGAGGCCGTGAATAACGATCAAAGACGCAAGGCCAAAGCCATTAACTTTGGTTTGATCTATGGCATGTCGGCGTTCGGGCTGGCCAAACAAATTGGGGTTTCTCGTTCAGAAGCGCAGCAATACATCGATCGATATTTTGCGCGTTATCCCGGTGTTGCAGACTATATGGATGCGACGCGCGCCCTCGCTCATGAGCAAGGTTATGTTGAAACCCTTTTGGGTCGGCGTCTGTACCTACCCGAAATTAACGCGAGAAATAAGCAGCGCCAATTGGCGGCGGAGCGGACGGCAATTAATGCGCCGATGCAAGGTACGGCGGCCGATATCATCAAGTTAGCCATGATCGAGGTGGATCGTTGGCTCACAGACTCAGCCCTTGATGCGAAGATGATCATGCAGGTACACGATGAATTGGTGTTTGAAGTTGCCGATGAAGCGTGCGACGCGTTGTGCGCTGAAGTCACAGCGCGCATGGCAAATGTCATCGAACTCAAGGTGCCATTACTTACCGAGGTGGGTGTGGGCGCTAACTGGGATGAGGCTCACTGA
- a CDS encoding Lrp/AsnC family transcriptional regulator codes for MDDTNNLDRVDLKLLAQLQRDASLSNLELAERVGLSPTPCARRVKRLITDGFIERQVAVLNAEKLGYDLTAHVSISMDRHTPDRFENFEAEIARYDEVVDCSVVTGQSADYLIRVVVKDMKHFEAVLLGKLTRIPGVTGVHSSFVLRKVISRTEIPLT; via the coding sequence ATGGATGACACAAACAATTTAGACCGAGTTGACTTGAAGCTGCTCGCTCAACTACAACGAGACGCCAGCCTGAGCAATCTCGAGCTTGCTGAGCGCGTGGGGCTCTCCCCCACACCTTGCGCCCGCCGGGTAAAGCGGCTGATTACTGACGGCTTTATCGAGCGACAGGTTGCTGTGCTCAACGCCGAAAAACTGGGTTACGACTTGACGGCCCACGTGAGTATCTCAATGGATCGCCACACACCGGATCGGTTCGAAAATTTCGAGGCTGAAATTGCGAGGTATGACGAGGTTGTGGATTGCTCGGTCGTGACGGGGCAGAGTGCCGACTACTTAATACGGGTGGTTGTAAAAGACATGAAGCATTTTGAAGCCGTCTTGCTAGGCAAGCTGACACGGATACCCGGCGTTACGGGGGTCCACTCAAGTTTCGTGTTGAGAAAGGTAATCAGCCGGACGGAGATTCCGCTAACTTAA
- a CDS encoding c-type cytochrome: MKANIVKFVWVVGATALTAASVQAAEQPPQYAASCGACHAVAVAGAPKTGDAAQWEPRLAKGMEALVSSVKNGLGIMPPGGLCNGCSDDDYKALITYMSTPQ; encoded by the coding sequence ATGAAAGCAAACATCGTAAAATTCGTATGGGTGGTTGGCGCCACAGCGCTGACGGCAGCATCGGTCCAGGCGGCAGAGCAGCCTCCACAGTACGCCGCATCATGTGGCGCTTGTCACGCAGTCGCTGTTGCAGGCGCGCCAAAGACGGGCGATGCCGCGCAGTGGGAGCCACGTTTGGCGAAGGGCATGGAGGCGCTAGTGTCTTCGGTGAAGAACGGCTTGGGCATCATGCCTCCCGGCGGTCTCTGCAATGGCTGTAGCGATGATGACTACAAAGCCCTGATTACATATATGTCTACGCCGCAGTAA
- a CDS encoding SCO family protein produces MTFTQRQRVGLTVAAILLGIAVIVAGFVHRIQQPRIMTVSEMRANGLFLFDTPRDPGEFALTNHFGEPFTATSLEGDWTLLFFGFTYCPDVCPTTMSFLAEVKDNLVGTEAASTRVVMVSVDPARDSVDQLAQYVPYFHPEFLGVTGDFPNILSFARRFNAPFRKVTSEDGDYQIDHSANVVLINPKGDFHGFFRAPLDLAKVKVTLRSAQYYWSQQYD; encoded by the coding sequence GTGACCTTTACTCAGCGCCAGCGCGTGGGTTTAACCGTTGCCGCGATTCTTTTAGGAATCGCAGTGATCGTCGCCGGATTTGTTCATCGTATTCAGCAACCAAGGATCATGACCGTATCTGAGATGCGGGCGAATGGTTTATTCCTCTTTGATACACCAAGGGATCCCGGTGAGTTTGCACTTACTAACCATTTCGGTGAGCCCTTTACTGCCACGAGTCTTGAAGGTGATTGGACGTTGCTCTTTTTCGGCTTCACCTACTGTCCGGACGTGTGTCCTACAACGATGTCCTTTCTCGCCGAGGTAAAAGATAATCTAGTCGGTACTGAAGCGGCGAGTACAAGAGTCGTAATGGTCTCTGTTGATCCGGCACGTGATAGCGTTGATCAACTCGCGCAATACGTACCGTATTTCCATCCGGAATTTCTGGGTGTGACGGGTGACTTCCCCAATATCTTGAGCTTCGCGCGTCGCTTTAATGCGCCTTTTCGCAAAGTGACCTCTGAAGACGGCGATTACCAGATAGACCATAGCGCTAATGTTGTACTCATAAACCCGAAAGGTGATTTCCACGGGTTTTTCCGAGCGCCACTGGATTTGGCCAAGGTCAAAGTGACCTTACGCTCTGCACAATATTATTGGAGTCAGCAATATGACTGA
- a CDS encoding c-type cytochrome: MIFNRAIAAMAFVMFANVAMAEGVLKGDAAAGEALSASCAACHGTDGNSLAPTFPKLAGLGERYLLKQMKDIRDGRRPVALMAGQVDNMTDQQLADLAAFYDSHERTSGTTDPDLVKLGRKIYLAGVAERKVAACSGCHSPSGKGNGPGGYPGLAGQHADYVAQQLEMFRLGYEDESGRTNGGDSMIMRTIAFGLSDLEIKAVASYVSGLQ, from the coding sequence ATGATCTTTAATCGTGCGATCGCGGCAATGGCCTTCGTAATGTTTGCCAACGTCGCTATGGCTGAAGGTGTTTTAAAAGGCGATGCAGCCGCAGGTGAAGCGTTGTCGGCTTCCTGCGCCGCGTGCCACGGCACCGACGGTAACAGCCTCGCCCCAACATTCCCAAAGCTTGCAGGCTTGGGTGAACGTTATCTGCTCAAGCAGATGAAGGACATCCGCGACGGACGTCGTCCTGTCGCGCTCATGGCGGGTCAGGTCGACAATATGACTGATCAGCAGCTCGCAGATCTCGCTGCGTTTTACGATTCACATGAGCGAACCTCGGGTACAACGGACCCCGATCTCGTAAAGCTGGGCCGAAAAATTTACTTAGCCGGCGTTGCTGAGCGAAAGGTTGCAGCCTGTTCAGGTTGTCACAGCCCTTCTGGCAAAGGGAATGGCCCTGGCGGTTACCCTGGTCTTGCGGGTCAGCATGCTGACTATGTTGCGCAGCAGCTTGAAATGTTCAGACTCGGTTACGAAGACGAAAGTGGCCGAACAAACGGCGGTGACAGCATGATTATGCGCACCATCGCTTTTGGCTTAAGTGACCTTGAGATCAAAGCTGTCGCAAGTTATGTTTCGGGTCTGCAATAA
- the leuA gene encoding 2-isopropylmalate synthase — MSSKDFGVFDHRKYPVYQPLKKSDRRWPDQVLSKAPQWCSVDLRDGNQALIEPMTSDKKLRLWELLVDLGFKQIEVGFPSASSHDYDFLRKLIEEDRIPGDVTVQVLTQAREELITRTFEALKGCRSAVLHFYNSTSTVQRDYVFGLDRAGITEIAVKGAELVKAAAAQYPETQWVFEYSPESFTGTEMDFAVDVCNAVIDVIKPSPDNKMIINLPATVEVSTPNVYADQIEWFCDNVNHRESLLVSLHTHNDRGGAVAASELGLLAGADRIEGTLLGNGERTGNMDIVTMAMNLYSQGIDPMLDFSQMDEMIAVCKECTQLPLHPRHPYAGELVFTAFSGSHQDAINKCLARRDDESLWEVAYLPIDPADIGRSYQEVIRINSQSGKGGVAYVLNRDHGLDLPRWLQVDFSASVQALAEQSEAEVQSDDIYGLFLSTYKLDEPALTVGKYQLSRDDSVDKLNVQIEGLKGSPTLSGNGAGVVGAFTDAISQHTGHKIIVVEYSEHTLGSDGDAEAICYVQLAIDSTRVCGVGRSTDIVQATMSAILSGLHRYTGDWMRAA, encoded by the coding sequence ATGAGTAGTAAAGATTTTGGTGTGTTCGATCACCGGAAGTACCCGGTTTATCAGCCGCTAAAGAAATCAGACCGCCGATGGCCTGACCAGGTCCTCTCAAAGGCACCCCAGTGGTGCAGTGTCGACTTGCGCGATGGTAACCAAGCGCTCATTGAGCCCATGACTTCAGACAAGAAGTTGCGGCTATGGGAGCTGTTAGTAGATCTCGGATTCAAACAGATTGAAGTGGGCTTCCCGTCGGCCTCCTCGCATGATTATGACTTTTTGAGAAAGCTGATCGAAGAGGATCGCATTCCGGGTGATGTGACGGTACAGGTACTCACTCAGGCGAGAGAGGAACTGATTACACGCACCTTCGAGGCACTCAAGGGCTGCCGCAGTGCCGTTCTCCATTTCTATAACAGTACTTCAACCGTTCAGCGCGACTACGTATTTGGGCTCGATCGTGCTGGTATTACCGAGATTGCTGTGAAGGGCGCTGAGCTTGTGAAAGCGGCAGCAGCCCAGTATCCAGAGACCCAGTGGGTATTTGAGTACAGCCCGGAGAGTTTTACTGGCACGGAGATGGATTTTGCGGTCGATGTATGCAATGCCGTTATCGACGTTATTAAACCGTCGCCGGACAATAAAATGATCATCAATTTGCCGGCGACGGTGGAGGTGAGCACGCCGAACGTCTATGCCGATCAGATCGAGTGGTTCTGTGACAATGTGAACCACCGTGAATCGTTGCTTGTCTCATTGCACACGCACAACGATCGCGGTGGCGCTGTGGCGGCGAGCGAGCTAGGCCTTTTGGCGGGTGCTGATCGTATTGAGGGCACATTGCTGGGGAATGGTGAGCGCACCGGTAATATGGACATCGTGACCATGGCAATGAACCTCTATAGCCAAGGCATCGATCCCATGCTCGATTTTTCGCAAATGGATGAAATGATTGCTGTGTGTAAAGAGTGCACGCAATTACCCCTGCATCCTCGACACCCTTATGCCGGTGAACTGGTGTTTACGGCCTTTTCAGGCAGTCATCAGGACGCCATCAATAAGTGTCTCGCACGGCGCGATGATGAGAGTCTGTGGGAGGTCGCTTACTTGCCAATCGACCCGGCGGATATTGGCCGCAGTTACCAAGAAGTAATTCGCATTAATAGCCAGTCTGGGAAAGGTGGTGTGGCCTATGTCCTGAACCGAGACCATGGACTCGATTTACCTCGCTGGCTGCAGGTCGACTTTAGCGCCTCAGTTCAGGCACTTGCTGAGCAATCCGAGGCTGAGGTGCAGTCCGACGATATTTATGGCCTTTTCTTAAGTACTTATAAATTAGACGAACCTGCGCTCACCGTGGGAAAGTATCAGCTGTCGCGCGATGACAGTGTTGATAAGCTGAATGTTCAAATTGAGGGACTTAAGGGCTCCCCAACTTTATCGGGGAATGGGGCCGGTGTGGTAGGTGCGTTCACAGATGCGATATCCCAACACACCGGGCATAAAATCATTGTTGTTGAATACAGTGAGCACACCTTGGGTTCAGACGGGGATGCGGAAGCCATTTGCTATGTGCAGCTCGCGATTGACAGTACACGCGTGTGCGGTGTGGGCCGAAGCACCGATATCGTGCAAGCAACAATGTCCGCTATTTTATCCGGGTTGCACCGGTATACCGGCGACTGGATGCGCGCAGCATAA
- a CDS encoding thiol:disulfide interchange protein DsbA/DsbL: MLRLLRSVTVIAVALFSVTVVSQEQYQEGVHYELIEPTVHTGISDKVVISEFFSYGCGHCFNFEPLLESFETRLPEGVVVQRIPVIWNNNAGMKLLAKAYFAAQILDVLDPVHGAMFTAIHRQRKRIATPEAVRAVFVDSGVDAKKFERAFNSFGTDSMVRQAAARTEGARINGTPSLMVNGKYRIDTRQAGGQPNMLKIAAFLADKERARMSTAAGAAE, from the coding sequence ATGTTGCGCCTTTTACGTTCGGTTACTGTCATTGCTGTGGCACTGTTTTCAGTGACTGTGGTATCCCAAGAACAATATCAGGAAGGCGTCCACTACGAGCTGATTGAACCCACTGTTCATACTGGTATTAGCGACAAAGTTGTTATTTCAGAGTTCTTCTCTTACGGATGTGGGCACTGCTTTAACTTCGAACCATTACTGGAGTCATTTGAGACGCGGTTACCTGAAGGTGTTGTGGTGCAGCGTATCCCTGTGATCTGGAATAACAACGCGGGTATGAAGCTACTGGCTAAAGCCTACTTTGCCGCACAGATTCTCGACGTGTTGGATCCGGTACACGGCGCCATGTTTACGGCGATTCATAGGCAGCGCAAGCGTATTGCAACACCTGAAGCCGTCCGGGCTGTCTTTGTCGACAGCGGTGTCGATGCCAAAAAGTTTGAGCGTGCCTTTAACTCCTTCGGTACCGACAGCATGGTCCGCCAAGCGGCCGCGCGCACAGAAGGTGCCCGCATAAACGGCACGCCCTCGTTGATGGTGAATGGCAAATATCGAATCGATACGCGTCAAGCTGGTGGCCAACCAAATATGCTTAAGATAGCGGCCTTTTTGGCGGATAAAGAGCGAGCGCGTATGAGCACAGCGGCGGGTGCGGCGGAATAG